In Onychostoma macrolepis isolate SWU-2019 chromosome 12, ASM1243209v1, whole genome shotgun sequence, a single window of DNA contains:
- the paqr4b gene encoding progestin and adipoQ receptor family member 4 isoform X3 → MDYFTGPKLLDFKNSPPHLQFNKFVLTGYRPISTYRDCLRSLFYLHNEFGNIYTHGALPIIHITLLCYPSSRRVAMLAYLLLSGYGVHRAVTAQSNVHRLQSFVWQAMFRFILFMLRLTGAGRGSPTSLRLYLTMDILALLGGLVNISRLPERFSPGRFDYWFNSHQIMHIMVILSIMYLHWGTLEDLTWLKGYHCPDE, encoded by the exons ATGGATTATTTTACTGGGCCAAAACTTCTGGATTTTAAGAATTCACCGCCACATCTTCAGTTCAACAAGTTTGTCCTGACAGGATACCGGCCTATATCCACTTACAGAGACTGTCTGCGAAGTTTGTTCTATCTGCACAATGAATTTGGGAACATCTATACACATG GTGCTCTGCCAATCATTCACATAACTTTGTTGTGTTACCCATCCTCCCGCCGTGTGGCGATGTTGGCATATCTCCTCCTCTCTGGCTACGGTGTTCACCGCGCTGTCACTGCGCAGAGTAACGTGCACCGCCTGCAATCTTTCGTTTGGCAGGCGATGTTCCGCTTCATTCTCTTTATGTTGCGTCTGACTGGGGCAGGCAGAGGAAGCCCCACTTCCCTTCGCCTCTACCTCACCATGGATATTCTTGCATTGCTAGGAGGCCTAGTCAATATTTCCCGCCTGCCAGAGCGCTTCAGCCCTGGGCGGTTTGACTACTGGTTTAATAGTCACCAGATTATGCACATCATGGTCATCCTGTCCATTATGTACTTACACTGGGGCACGCTGGAGGATTTAACATGGTTAAAGGGATATCACTGTCCCGATGAATAA
- the paqr4b gene encoding progestin and adipoQ receptor family member 4 isoform X1 codes for MDYFTGPKLLDFKNSPPHLQFNKFVLTGYRPISTYRDCLRSLFYLHNEFGNIYTHGVPFICFLLFLPLSIPWAEVDEWWIGVVHYLACLSPTVFSVFYHLFMNHEGGAPIYDTLLSFDMFGVCLVNTLGALPIIHITLLCYPSSRRVAMLAYLLLSGYGVHRAVTAQSNVHRLQSFVWQAMFRFILFMLRLTGAGRGSPTSLRLYLTMDILALLGGLVNISRLPERFSPGRFDYWFNSHQIMHIMVILSIMYLHWGTLEDLTWLKGYHCPDE; via the exons ATGGATTATTTTACTGGGCCAAAACTTCTGGATTTTAAGAATTCACCGCCACATCTTCAGTTCAACAAGTTTGTCCTGACAGGATACCGGCCTATATCCACTTACAGAGACTGTCTGCGAAGTTTGTTCTATCTGCACAATGAATTTGGGAACATCTATACACATG GTGTCCCCTTCATctgttttttgctgtttttgccTTTGAGTATCCCATGGGCTGAAGTCGATGAGTGGTGGATAGGAGTGGTGCATTATTTGGCTTGTCTGTCTCCCACTGTTTTTTCAGTCTTCTACCATCTCTTCATGAACCATGAAGGTGGGGCACCTATTTATGACACACTGCTGAGCTTCGACATGTTTGGCGTCTGTCTCGTCAACACTCTAG GTGCTCTGCCAATCATTCACATAACTTTGTTGTGTTACCCATCCTCCCGCCGTGTGGCGATGTTGGCATATCTCCTCCTCTCTGGCTACGGTGTTCACCGCGCTGTCACTGCGCAGAGTAACGTGCACCGCCTGCAATCTTTCGTTTGGCAGGCGATGTTCCGCTTCATTCTCTTTATGTTGCGTCTGACTGGGGCAGGCAGAGGAAGCCCCACTTCCCTTCGCCTCTACCTCACCATGGATATTCTTGCATTGCTAGGAGGCCTAGTCAATATTTCCCGCCTGCCAGAGCGCTTCAGCCCTGGGCGGTTTGACTACTGGTTTAATAGTCACCAGATTATGCACATCATGGTCATCCTGTCCATTATGTACTTACACTGGGGCACGCTGGAGGATTTAACATGGTTAAAGGGATATCACTGTCCCGATGAATAA
- the pelo gene encoding protein pelota homolog: protein MKLVHKDIEKDNTGQVTLIPEEAEDMWHTYNLLQVGDSLRASTIRKVQTESSTGSVGSSRVRTTLTLCVETIDFDSQACQLRVKGTNIQENQYVKMGAYHTIELELNRKFTLAKKVWDSVVLDRIEQACDPAQKADVAAVVMQEGLANLVLVTPAMTLLRAKVEVTIPRKRKGSCTQHDKALERFYEAVMQGILRHFSFDVVKCILVASPGFVKDQFISYLFKEAVRQDCKILLENRSKFMVVHASSGHKYSLKEVLCDPAVTARLSDTKAAGEVKALEDFYKMLQQEPDRAFYGVAHVERASEALAVDILLISDKLFRHQDIATRSRYVRLVDNVKENGGNVRIFSSLHVSGEQLNQLSGVAAILRFPIADVSEAEDSSSDED from the exons ATGAAGTTGGTTCATAAAGACATCGAGAAGGATAATACCGG tcagGTGACACTAATACCTGAGGAAGCAGAGGATATGTGGCACACCTACAACTTGCTGCAGGTGGGCGACAGCCTAAGAGCCTCAACCATcag GAAAGTGCAGACAGAGTCCTCCACAGGCAGTGTGGGCAGTTCACGTGTGCGCACCACACTGACTTTATGTGTGGAGACGATAGACTTTGATTCCCAGGCCTGTCAGCTCAGAGTCAAAGGAACAAACATCCAGGAGAACCAGTATGTGAAG ATGGGTGCCTATCATACCATTGAACTGGAGCTCAACAGGAAGTTCACTCTTGCCAAAAAAGTCTGGGACAGCGTGGTGTTGGACAGAATTG AGCAGGCATGTGACCCCGCTCAGAAAGCAGATGTTGCTGCTGTTGTGATGCAGGAAGGTCTGGCCAATCTGGTTCTCGTGACTCCAGCCATGACTTTACTAAGGGCAAAGGTTGAGGTCACCATCCCCCGCAAGAGGAAAGGCAGTTGTACTCAACATGACAAG GCATTGGAGAGATTTTATGAGGCTGTCATGCAGGGCATTCTTAGACACTTCAGTTTTGatg tGGTGAAGTGTATTCTGGTGGCCAGTCCTGGATTTGTGAAAGATCAGTTCATCTCATACCTGTTTAAAGAGGCTGTGAGGCAAGACTGTAAAATTCTCCTGGAGAACAGATCCAAATTCATGGTGGTGCACGCTTCATCTGGACACAAGTATTCACTCAAAG AAGTCCTGTGTGATCCAGCAGTCACGGCGCGATTGTCTGACACCAAG gcAGCTGGAGAAGTTAAGGCTTTGGAGGACTTTTACAAGATGCTTCAACAGGAGCCTGATCGAGCTTTCTATGG AGTGGCTCATGTGGAAAGAGCGAGTGAAGCTTTAGCCGTTGACATCCTGCTGATCAGCGACAAACTATTTag ACATCAAGACATAGCCACTCGCAGCCGATATGTTCGGCTCGTAGACAACGTGAAGGAAAATGGAGGAAATGTCAG aatATTCTCAAGCCTACACGTATCTGGAGAAC AGTTGAATCAGTTGAGTGGAGTGGCGGCCATCCTGAGGTTCCCCATCGCTGACGTGTCTGAAGCTGAGGACAGCAGCTCTGATGAAGACTAA
- the paqr4b gene encoding progestin and adipoQ receptor family member 4 isoform X2 codes for MDYFTGPKLLDFKNSPPHLQFNKFVLTGYRPISTYRDCLRSLFYLHNEFGNIYTHGSVFYHLFMNHEGGAPIYDTLLSFDMFGVCLVNTLGALPIIHITLLCYPSSRRVAMLAYLLLSGYGVHRAVTAQSNVHRLQSFVWQAMFRFILFMLRLTGAGRGSPTSLRLYLTMDILALLGGLVNISRLPERFSPGRFDYWFNSHQIMHIMVILSIMYLHWGTLEDLTWLKGYHCPDE; via the exons ATGGATTATTTTACTGGGCCAAAACTTCTGGATTTTAAGAATTCACCGCCACATCTTCAGTTCAACAAGTTTGTCCTGACAGGATACCGGCCTATATCCACTTACAGAGACTGTCTGCGAAGTTTGTTCTATCTGCACAATGAATTTGGGAACATCTATACACATGG TTCAGTCTTCTACCATCTCTTCATGAACCATGAAGGTGGGGCACCTATTTATGACACACTGCTGAGCTTCGACATGTTTGGCGTCTGTCTCGTCAACACTCTAG GTGCTCTGCCAATCATTCACATAACTTTGTTGTGTTACCCATCCTCCCGCCGTGTGGCGATGTTGGCATATCTCCTCCTCTCTGGCTACGGTGTTCACCGCGCTGTCACTGCGCAGAGTAACGTGCACCGCCTGCAATCTTTCGTTTGGCAGGCGATGTTCCGCTTCATTCTCTTTATGTTGCGTCTGACTGGGGCAGGCAGAGGAAGCCCCACTTCCCTTCGCCTCTACCTCACCATGGATATTCTTGCATTGCTAGGAGGCCTAGTCAATATTTCCCGCCTGCCAGAGCGCTTCAGCCCTGGGCGGTTTGACTACTGGTTTAATAGTCACCAGATTATGCACATCATGGTCATCCTGTCCATTATGTACTTACACTGGGGCACGCTGGAGGATTTAACATGGTTAAAGGGATATCACTGTCCCGATGAATAA
- the ppp1cab gene encoding protein phosphatase 1, catalytic subunit, alpha isozyme b, with product MADSDKLNIDSIIQRLLEVKGSRPGKNVQLTEQEIRGLCLKSREIFLSQPILLELEAPLKICGDVHGQYYDLLRLFEYGGYPPESNYLFLGDYVDRGKQSLETICLLLAYKVKYPENFFLLRGNHECASINRIYGFYDECKRRYNIKLWKTFTDCFNCLPVAAIVDEKIFCCHGGLSPDLQSMEQIRRVMRPTDVPDQGLLCDLLWADPDKDVMGWGENDRGVSFTFGSDVVAKFLHKHDMDLICRAHQVVEDGYEFFAKRQLVTLFSAPNYCGEFDNAGAMMSVDETLMCSFQILKPAEKKMLSYGGAVGFGSGRPVTPPRNAAKGGKAKK from the exons ATGGCTGATTCGGACAAGTTAAACATCGATTCGATCATCCAGCGCCTTTTGGAGG TGAAGGGCTCCAGACCAGGTAAAAATGTTCAGTTAACTGAACAAGAGATTCGTGGATTGTGTCTGAAATCTCGGGAAATCTTCCTTAGTCAGCCGATACTGCTGGAACTGGAGGCCCCACTCAAGATTTGTG gtgatgttcATGGTCAGTACTATGACCTGCTCAGGCTTTTTGAGTATGGAGGATATCCTCCAGAGAGTAACTACCTGTTTCTGGGAGACTATGTAGACAGAGGCAAACAGTCGCTGGAGACCATCTGCCTGCTGCTTGCCTACAAGGTCAAATATCCAGAGAACTTCTTTCTTCTCAGAGGAAACCATGAATGTGCCTCCATCAACAGGATATATGGATTTTATGATGAAT GTAAAAGGCGGTATAACATCAAGCTTTGGAAGACATTCACAGACTGTTTCAATTGCTTACCAGTAGCTGCTATTGTGGATGAGAAGATTTTTTGTTGTCATGGAG GTCTTTCTCCAGATCTGCAATCTATGGAACAAATTCGACGTGTGATGAGGCCCACAGACGTCCCTGACCAGGGTCTGCTGTGTGATCTGCTCTGGGCTGACCCAGATAAAGATGTCATGGGCTGGGGAGAGAACGACCGTGGTGTCTCTTTCACCTTTGGGTCTGATGTTGTGGCCAAGTTCCTCCACAAACACGACATGGACCTCATATGTAGGGCCCACCAG GTGGTGGAGGATGGCTATGAGTTCTTCGCTAAGAGGCAGTTAGTCACACTTTTCTCAGCTCCCAACTACTGCGGAGAGTTTGACAACGCAGGTGCTATGATGAGTGTTGATGAGACCCTGATGTGCTCATTTCAG ATTCTGAAACCAGCAGAGAAGAAGATGCTGTCGTATGGTGGTGCAGTAGGATTTGGGTCTGGTAGACCTGTAACTCCTCCACGAAACGCAGCCAAGGGCGGCAAAGCAAAGAAATAA